Proteins from one Triticum aestivum cultivar Chinese Spring chromosome 7A, IWGSC CS RefSeq v2.1, whole genome shotgun sequence genomic window:
- the LOC123149283 gene encoding uncharacterized protein isoform X1, with translation MEEPMSRLTHDLIAEILSRVPYKSLCICKCVCPTWRGIIADPANRKKMAQTLAGFFYRITADSADPRGFVVNYADLSAFPWASVAETYPLLPLPSDSTDCFVSLEDSCDGLFLTSIRTGTPAAAGTSRYMVSNPATGEYIVLPHSGYAGDCCRAYLGFDSGVSIQEFHLFEFMLEQSQSLVVRGVNIYSSKSGVWVSMKSQWDSEVSLCWSQPGVFHKGCLHLLIHQRGLAIVDAQGLRWRIIPLPISVDPSFAGFIGKSAGQLFYIDSDDTEGHDANSFSTISVYVLGADIYQWDGTHLDDKCMHWKLLRKLSNVAPNVLFQLGFDLEVIGVHPHANIIFFIAHWNNELIAYDLDRHESTVVYCVEPNYQKFRPFFSYVPLFSRLPLDGGMRLATPN, from the coding sequence ATGGAGGAGCCGATGTCGAGGCTCACCCACGACCTAATCGCAGAGATCCTCTCTCGCGTGCCCTACAAATCGCTCTGCATCTGCAAGTGCGTCTGCCCGACATGGCGCGGCATCATCGCCGACCCCGCCAACCGGAAGAAGATGGCGCAGACCCTGGCCGGATTCTTCTACCGCATCACGGCCGACTCCGCCGACCCCCGCGGCTTCGTCGTCAACTACGCCGACCTGTCCGCCTTCCCTTGGGCGAGCGTCGCCGAGACCTACCCGCTCCTGCCGCTGCCGTCCGACAGCACGGACTGCTTCGTCTCCCTCGAGGATTCATGCGATGGATTGTTTCTCACAAGCATCCGCACGGGCACCCCTGCTGCTGCTGGAACATCTCGCTACATGGTCTCCAATCCAGCTACCGGTGAGTATATTGTGCTGCCTCACTCTGGCTACGCCGGCGACTGCTGTCGCGCTTACCTGGGTTTTGACAGTGGCGTGTCCATTCAAGAGTTTCATCTGTTCGAATTTATGCTGGAACAATCCCAATCCCTGGTTGTGAGAGGAGTGAACATTTACTCCTCAAAATCTGGTGTGTGGGTATCAATGAAAAGCCAATGGGACAGCGAAGTTAGCCTGTGCTGGAGTCAACCAGGCGTTTTCCACAAGGGGTGTCTGCACTTGCTCATACATCAGCGTGGGCTGGCAATAGTTGATGCACAAGGGCTAAGATGGAGAATCATTCCACTGCCAATATCAGTTGATCCGAGTTTCGCGGGTTTCATCGGAAAGTCCGCAGGACAGCTATTTTATATTGACTCCGACGATACTGAAGGACATGATGCAAACTCATTTTCGACTATATCAGTTTACGTTCTTGGTGCTGACATCTATCAGTGGGATGGGACTCACCTGGATGACAAATGCATGCACTGGAAATTGTTGCGCAAGCTTTCAAATGTAGCTCCAAATGTGTTGTTTCAGCTCGGCTTCGACCTTGAAGTCATTGGAGTACATCCACATGCCAACATAATCTTCTTTATAGCTCATTGGAACAATGAACTGATTGCATACGATCTGGATCGTCATGAGAGCACAGTTGTATATTGCGTCGAGCCTAACTACCAGAAGTTTAGGCCTTTTTTCTCTTATGTGCCCTTGTTTTCCCGCCTACCACTGGATGGAGGAATGCGGTTGGCAACTCCAAATTGA